Proteins encoded in a region of the Nicotiana tomentosiformis chromosome 9, ASM39032v3, whole genome shotgun sequence genome:
- the LOC138898883 gene encoding uncharacterized protein encodes MFAHFFWSNSVEGRAKHWASWDTLCFPKEEGGVGFSSLHDVSKALFCKLWWNFMTKATLWSSFICQKYYKKLNAMVVPWRNGSHVWRKMIQCLGALYFVTPPELYCDESVHNVYDVLIDGSWDVERLLEILPRDLAQHVIENIKPFLIHHDLDRAVWALKPKGRFTIKSAWEYTRRRKDPNVVYNHIWVRGLIFKIAFFV; translated from the exons ATGTTTGCTCATTTTTTCTGGAGTAATTCTGTGGAAGGAAGGGCTAAACATTGGGCGTCATGGGATACCTTATGTTTTCCAAAAGAGGAGGGTGGAGTTGGATTTAGCTCATTACATGATGTTTCAAAGGCTTTATTTTGTAAATTGTGGTGGAACTTCATGACAAAGGCAACCTTATGGAGCTCATTCATCTGTCAAAAGTATTATAAAAAGTTGAATGCAATGGTGGTCCCTTGGAGAAATGGATCTCATGTTTGGAGAAAAATGATTCAAT GCTTGGGAGCTTTGTACTTTGTTACTCCTCCGGAATTGTATTGTGATGAATCTGTGCACAATGTATATGATGTCCTCATTGATGGCTCGTGGGATGTGGAAAGGCTACTGGAAATTCTTCCACGAGATTTGGCACAACATGTGATTGAGAATATAAAGCCTTTTTTGATACATCATGATCTAGATAGAGCAGTTTGGGCTCTGAAGCCTAAGGGCAGATTTACTATTAAGTCTGCCTGGGAATATACTCGTAGAAGAAAGGATCCTAATGTTGTATATAATCATATATGGGTGAGAGGATTAATTTTCAAGATTGCTTTCTTCGTGTGA